In a single window of the Pseudopipra pipra isolate bDixPip1 chromosome Z, bDixPip1.hap1, whole genome shotgun sequence genome:
- the LOC135407416 gene encoding E3 ubiquitin-protein ligase Topors-like, translating into MAPGAEEALQESGSATTAGTSQRQWEAVAEGLCPICLDNMDDTAHIIPCLHTFCFGCIQQWAAVHAVCPLCRQHFSRILHMVRADDDYQECVVASSSRQQSPAARQRVRSRSPQWRYHLRPRPNNNPTAGRRGPAERD; encoded by the coding sequence ATGGCACCCGGAGCCGAAGAGGCTCTGCAGGAGAGCGGCTCGGCCACGACGGCCGGTACGAGCCAGAGGCAGTGggaggcagtggcagaaggcCTGTGCCCCATCTGCCTGGACAACATGGACGACACAGCCCACATCATCCCCTGCCTGCACACCTTCTGCTTCGGCTGCATCCAGCAGTGGGCTGCCGTGCACGCCGTGTGCCCGCTCTGCCGGCAGCACTTCAGCCGCATCCTGCACATGGTGAGAGCGGACGACGACTACCAGGAGTGCGTGGTTGCCTCGTCCTCCCGCCAGCAGAGTCCCGCAGCCAGACAGAGGGTGCGCAGCAGATCCCCACAGTGGCGCTACCACCTGCGCCCACGGCCCAACAACAATCCCACTGCTGGGAGAAGGGGGCCGGCAGAGAGGGACTAA